From Nonlabens sp. Ci31, the proteins below share one genomic window:
- the hemH gene encoding ferrochelatase, with product MKKGVLMVNLGSPDSPSPKDVKKYLGEFLMDERVIDLPYVLRAILVKGIVLNTRPKKSAEAYGKIWWEEGSPLIVLSERLQEKIDSFTSVPIALAMRYGAMPIEDGLKELHDQGVDEVLLIPLYPQYAMATTETIQVLAEELRQEKFPHMSFTNMPPFYNHPDYIRVLSESIRESLEGKDYEHLLFSYHGIPKRHIRKSDITKSHCKMDGKCCSTPSPAHEFCYSHQCKEVTRLVGEYLGMEEGTFSTSFQSRLGFDPWLTPYTDRTIEKMGLGGTKKMAIATPAFVSDCLETLEEIAMEGEEIFHEVGGKDFHVIPCLNDREDWVKVLSRWIDEWAMSEVTA from the coding sequence ATGAAAAAAGGAGTGTTAATGGTCAATCTGGGGTCGCCAGATAGTCCTAGTCCAAAAGATGTAAAGAAATACCTGGGTGAATTTTTAATGGACGAGCGTGTAATTGATCTTCCTTATGTATTAAGAGCCATTCTTGTAAAAGGAATTGTTTTGAATACAAGACCTAAGAAAAGTGCCGAGGCTTATGGTAAAATTTGGTGGGAAGAAGGAAGTCCGCTAATTGTACTTTCTGAACGATTGCAAGAGAAAATCGATTCTTTTACCAGTGTACCTATTGCTCTTGCGATGCGTTATGGCGCTATGCCTATTGAAGATGGATTAAAGGAGTTACACGACCAAGGTGTTGATGAAGTATTGTTGATTCCTTTGTATCCGCAATATGCAATGGCCACTACAGAAACTATTCAAGTACTTGCAGAAGAATTGCGTCAGGAGAAATTCCCTCACATGTCTTTTACAAACATGCCACCTTTTTATAATCATCCAGATTATATACGAGTACTATCTGAATCTATAAGGGAATCTCTAGAAGGTAAAGACTACGAGCATTTATTATTTTCATATCACGGTATTCCTAAAAGGCATATTAGAAAAAGCGATATAACTAAATCACATTGCAAGATGGATGGAAAGTGTTGCTCTACTCCATCACCTGCACATGAGTTTTGCTACAGCCATCAATGTAAAGAGGTGACCCGATTAGTGGGAGAATACCTAGGAATGGAAGAAGGGACCTTTTCCACCAGTTTCCAGTCCCGTTTGGGTTTTGATCCATGGTTAACACCTTATACCGACCGCACCATTGAAAAAATGGGCTTAGGCGGTACCAAGAAAATGGCTATTGCGACACCAGCTTTTGTAAGTGACTGTCTCGAGACATTAGAAGAAATCGCTATGGAAGGAGAAGAAATCTTTCACGAAGTAGGAGGTAAAGACTTTCACGTGATTCCATGTTTGAACGACCGTGAGGATTGGGTAAAAGTACTTTCTCGCTGGATAGATGAATGGGCTATGAGTGAAGTAACGGCTTAG
- a CDS encoding ATP-binding protein, producing the protein MIIGPRQVGKTTLIKKILKNKEHLFLDGDDPLVRRSTGNANTEQLKQLIGNHHFVYIDEAQRIKNIGLTLKIIHDQLQPVKLLVTRSSAFELGNETTEPLTGRKWEFKLYPISWNEFENNVGYL; encoded by the coding sequence ATCATAATAGGTCCTAGACAAGTAGGTAAAACTACGTTGATCAAAAAAATATTGAAAAATAAAGAACACCTCTTTTTAGATGGTGACGACCCATTAGTTAGAAGATCTACAGGTAATGCAAATACAGAACAACTTAAACAACTTATAGGGAATCATCACTTTGTTTATATAGATGAGGCACAGCGTATTAAAAACATAGGTCTTACACTCAAAATTATTCATGATCAATTACAGCCTGTCAAGCTATTAGTTACAAGATCATCTGCTTTTGAGTTAGGTAATGAAACAACAGAACCATTAACCGGACGCAAATGGGAATTTAAATTATATCCTATATCTTGGAATGAGTTTGAAAATAATGTGGGCTATCTCTAA
- a CDS encoding ATP-binding protein — protein METRLVYGMYPDVINNLGDEEDILQELTDSYLFKDILAYAGIRKPELLDKLVRALAYQIGNELIYNELSSLIGIDKNTVSNYIDVLEQACVIFKLPSFSKSLRSEIKTNQKIYFVDLGVRNAIINDFKPIEDRPDKGAIWENFLIMERLKELAYKGEKVRSHFWRTRTQQEVDYVEEKGTDIKGYEFKWNPNANVKIPKSFLETYDTTIKVFNKENFRGFLK, from the coding sequence TTGGAGACACGTTTAGTTTATGGAATGTATCCAGATGTGATTAACAATTTAGGAGATGAAGAAGATATTTTACAAGAACTTACAGATAGTTATTTGTTTAAAGACATTCTTGCTTATGCAGGCATTAGAAAGCCAGAATTATTAGATAAATTAGTGCGTGCGCTTGCTTATCAAATAGGCAACGAATTAATTTATAACGAGTTATCTAGCTTAATAGGAATAGATAAGAATACGGTAAGTAATTACATAGATGTATTAGAACAAGCCTGTGTGATTTTCAAATTACCTAGCTTCAGTAAAAGCTTGCGAAGTGAAATAAAAACAAACCAAAAGATTTATTTTGTTGATTTAGGTGTACGTAATGCTATAATAAACGACTTTAAACCTATAGAAGACCGACCCGATAAAGGTGCGATATGGGAAAACTTCCTGATTATGGAACGTCTAAAAGAGTTGGCATACAAAGGTGAAAAAGTTCGTTCACATTTTTGGCGCACTAGAACTCAACAAGAAGTAGATTATGTAGAAGAAAAAGGAACTGATATAAAAGGCTATGAATTCAAATGGAATCCCAATGCAAATGTCAAAATCCCGAAATCTTTCTTAGAGACTTACGACACTACTATAAAGGTTTTTAATAAGGAAAACTTTAGAGGTTTTTTGAAATAA